From a region of the Pseudoclavibacter endophyticus genome:
- a CDS encoding glycoside hydrolase family 3 protein: MTSLTPVPETMSADGVTFRDLNRNGRLDPYEDPRLDAEDRVEDLLGRLSIEEKAGLMFHRVTAVPSSGRMEDDDPRAGQRPLSEILSGKLINHLNVHEIPEPAAMAAWVNQVQALVLAATPHGIPATFSTDPRHSFTENWGASFSTAHFSAWPEPLGFAALGDEEVVRRFAEFAREEYVAVGLRSALHPTIDLATEPRWARQYSTFGRDADLTSRLAVAYIDGFEGDRIAPGSVSCMAKHFPGGGPQLDGEDPHYPYGREQVYPGGRFEYHLEPFRRVLARGVSAIMPYYGMPIGLERRGEAIEPVGFGFNRQVITGLLRGELGYDGVVCTDWGLITASELHGRSLPARAWGVEHLSVEERVAKVIDAGCDQFGGEECPEVVVDLVRRGIVSESRLDESVRRILRVKFELGLFDAPFVDEERAGAAVRRPEAVELGHRTQARSATVLTNDAIDDDATGRQRPVLPLRERAAVYAEGVDAADLEAAGLRAVIAPKDADVILVRLTAPFEPRDQYMLEASFRAGSLEFEEDVIEHVRDLSRAAPVVLAVHLDRPAILTPLEPIASAIVGVYGTSSPALLDALTGSIPPEGRLPFDLPRSRSGVEASRSDVPGDFDPLFPFGAGLSLEIVSGGSTPNTE; the protein is encoded by the coding sequence GTGACCTCCCTCACCCCAGTGCCGGAGACCATGTCGGCGGACGGAGTGACCTTCCGCGATCTCAATCGGAACGGCCGGCTCGACCCGTACGAGGATCCACGTCTGGACGCCGAGGACCGCGTCGAGGACCTCCTCGGCCGCCTCTCAATCGAGGAAAAGGCCGGCCTGATGTTCCATCGGGTCACGGCCGTGCCCTCGAGCGGCCGGATGGAGGACGACGACCCCCGCGCTGGGCAGCGTCCCCTGTCCGAGATCCTCAGCGGCAAGCTCATCAACCACCTGAATGTCCACGAGATCCCGGAGCCGGCCGCGATGGCGGCCTGGGTCAACCAGGTTCAGGCGCTCGTGCTCGCCGCGACCCCGCACGGAATCCCCGCCACGTTCTCCACCGATCCCCGGCATTCGTTCACGGAGAACTGGGGTGCCTCGTTCTCCACCGCCCACTTCTCGGCCTGGCCGGAGCCTCTCGGGTTCGCAGCGCTGGGCGACGAAGAGGTGGTGCGCCGGTTCGCCGAGTTCGCCCGCGAGGAGTATGTCGCCGTCGGACTGCGATCAGCCCTGCACCCGACGATCGATCTCGCGACCGAGCCGCGCTGGGCGCGTCAGTACAGCACCTTCGGACGGGATGCCGACCTCACCTCTCGCTTGGCCGTCGCGTACATCGACGGATTCGAGGGGGATCGGATCGCGCCCGGGTCGGTCAGCTGCATGGCGAAGCACTTTCCCGGGGGCGGTCCGCAGCTCGACGGAGAGGACCCGCACTACCCCTACGGGCGGGAGCAGGTCTATCCCGGCGGGAGATTCGAGTACCACCTCGAGCCGTTCCGCCGAGTGCTCGCACGCGGAGTGAGCGCGATCATGCCGTATTACGGGATGCCGATCGGCTTGGAGCGGCGCGGCGAGGCCATCGAGCCCGTCGGGTTCGGGTTCAACCGCCAGGTGATCACCGGGCTCTTGCGTGGAGAGCTGGGCTACGACGGCGTCGTCTGCACCGATTGGGGCCTGATCACGGCGTCCGAGCTGCACGGTCGTTCGCTTCCGGCGCGCGCGTGGGGTGTCGAGCATCTCTCGGTGGAGGAACGCGTCGCGAAGGTCATCGACGCCGGCTGCGATCAGTTCGGTGGCGAGGAGTGCCCCGAGGTTGTCGTCGACCTGGTGCGGCGAGGAATCGTGTCCGAGTCGCGACTGGACGAGTCCGTGCGCCGGATTCTCCGGGTGAAGTTCGAGCTCGGCCTGTTCGACGCCCCCTTCGTCGATGAGGAGCGGGCGGGAGCGGCCGTCCGACGGCCAGAGGCCGTCGAGCTCGGGCACCGCACGCAAGCCCGTTCGGCCACCGTCCTCACGAACGACGCGATCGATGACGACGCCACCGGGCGGCAACGGCCGGTCCTCCCGCTGCGCGAGCGAGCGGCGGTCTATGCCGAGGGCGTGGACGCGGCGGACCTGGAGGCGGCGGGGCTTCGGGCGGTGATCGCTCCGAAAGACGCCGACGTCATTCTCGTCCGCCTGACCGCCCCGTTCGAACCACGCGACCAGTACATGCTCGAGGCGAGCTTCCGCGCGGGTTCGCTTGAGTTCGAGGAAGACGTGATCGAGCACGTGCGGGACCTCTCCCGGGCCGCCCCGGTCGTGCTGGCGGTGCACCTGGACCGGCCGGCCATCCTTACCCCGCTCGAACCCATCGCCTCGGCGATCGTCGGCGTGTACGGCACCTCGAGCCCGGCACTCCTCGACGCACTCACCGGAAGCATCCCGCCGGAGGGCCGGTTGCCCTTCGATCTTCCTCGCAGCCGTTCCGGAGTCGAGGCGTCACGATCAGACGTGCCCGGCGACTTCGATCCGCTCTTCCCCTTCGGCGCGGGGCTCTCGCTGGAGATCGTGTCGGGCGGGTCTACCCCGAACACTGAATGA
- a CDS encoding dipeptide/oligopeptide/nickel ABC transporter permease/ATP-binding protein — MQIPTAVVSGVGAVNNRPGRSGTVRRFLRNPLGVGSALTLLVIVTLAVIVPVLGVPDPNLVNIRGAMQPPSAEHLLGTDGSGRDTLSRLLWGSRINLLGAALAVAVAFVIGVTTGLIAGYFGGWFDNVANWVNNLNMALPGIVVLLAVRSVAGPSIWVAMGIFGILLAPGFFRIVRGAVMSVRNELYIDAARVSGLSDARIIGRHVLTVVRAPVIIQSARLASIAIGVQAGLEFLGVSDATVPSWGAMLNEGFRKIALDPGLILWPSIVIGLVSMALVLLGNAVRDALEDRDRSSSTAVAAAPAPVAPLGATDTESDTESVIESAAQADERPDALLDVRGLSVTYGTGPSLTEVVHDVDLHVARGEVLGLVGESGSGKSQTAFSILGLLPAGGRARARSIRYDGVDLEALGPMQRRQLRGTDMAYIPQEPMSNLDPSFRIGYQLTVPMRSRLGMTKEEATERALMLLARVGITDPQRTFDAFPHEISGGMAQRVLIAGAISCRPKLLIADEPTTALDVTVQAEVLDLLRELQEENDMALILVTHNFGVVADICDRVAVMQHGRIVEAGDVDQIFAAPSHPYTQTLLDSILEDVEPRPYPFDDLDRAATAEETR; from the coding sequence ATGCAGATCCCCACCGCTGTCGTGAGCGGCGTCGGAGCGGTGAACAACCGACCCGGTCGTTCCGGGACCGTCCGCCGGTTCCTTCGCAACCCGCTCGGCGTCGGTTCGGCCCTCACCCTGCTCGTCATCGTGACGCTCGCGGTCATCGTTCCCGTCCTCGGGGTTCCCGACCCGAACCTCGTCAACATTCGTGGCGCCATGCAGCCGCCGTCCGCCGAGCACCTCCTCGGTACGGACGGCTCGGGCCGCGACACGCTCAGCCGCCTCCTGTGGGGAAGCCGGATCAACCTCCTGGGAGCGGCGCTCGCGGTCGCGGTCGCCTTCGTCATCGGCGTCACGACCGGTCTCATCGCCGGCTATTTCGGCGGATGGTTCGACAACGTCGCGAACTGGGTCAACAACCTCAACATGGCCCTTCCCGGCATCGTCGTGCTGCTCGCGGTGCGCTCCGTGGCGGGACCGAGCATCTGGGTCGCGATGGGGATCTTCGGAATCTTGCTCGCGCCGGGCTTCTTCCGGATCGTCCGGGGTGCGGTCATGAGCGTTCGCAATGAGCTCTACATCGACGCCGCGCGCGTGTCTGGGCTGAGTGATGCGCGAATCATCGGCCGGCACGTGCTCACCGTGGTGCGGGCACCCGTCATCATCCAGTCCGCGCGGCTGGCCTCCATCGCGATCGGCGTGCAGGCCGGACTCGAGTTCCTGGGCGTCTCCGACGCGACCGTGCCCTCCTGGGGTGCCATGCTCAACGAGGGATTCCGCAAGATCGCCCTCGACCCGGGACTCATCCTGTGGCCGAGCATCGTCATCGGGCTCGTCTCGATGGCCTTGGTCCTGCTCGGCAACGCGGTGCGCGACGCCCTCGAAGACCGCGATCGCTCGTCGTCGACGGCGGTGGCGGCGGCCCCCGCTCCCGTGGCGCCGCTCGGAGCCACCGACACCGAGTCCGACACCGAGTCCGTCATCGAGTCCGCCGCCCAGGCCGACGAGCGGCCGGACGCGCTGCTGGACGTGCGCGGCCTGTCGGTCACCTATGGGACGGGCCCCTCGCTGACCGAGGTCGTCCACGATGTTGACCTGCACGTCGCCAGGGGAGAGGTCCTCGGCCTCGTGGGCGAGTCCGGCTCGGGCAAGTCGCAGACGGCGTTCTCGATCCTCGGACTGCTTCCCGCAGGCGGCCGGGCGCGTGCGCGCAGCATCCGCTACGACGGGGTGGACCTCGAGGCGCTTGGCCCGATGCAGCGTCGCCAGCTGCGCGGGACGGACATGGCATACATCCCCCAGGAACCGATGAGCAATCTCGATCCCTCGTTCCGGATCGGCTACCAGCTGACCGTCCCGATGCGGTCCCGTCTCGGGATGACGAAGGAAGAGGCGACCGAGCGGGCATTGATGCTCCTGGCGCGAGTGGGCATCACCGACCCGCAGAGGACCTTCGACGCCTTCCCGCACGAGATCTCGGGTGGGATGGCGCAGCGAGTCCTCATCGCCGGGGCGATCTCGTGCCGACCGAAGCTGCTCATCGCCGACGAGCCCACGACGGCACTCGACGTCACGGTGCAGGCGGAGGTGCTGGACCTCCTGCGCGAGCTACAGGAGGAGAACGACATGGCGCTCATCCTGGTGACCCACAACTTCGGCGTCGTGGCCGACATCTGCGACCGGGTCGCGGTCATGCAGCACGGTCGCATCGTCGAAGCCGGCGACGTCGACCAGATCTTCGCCGCACCATCGCACCCCTACACGCAGACCCTGCTGGATTCGATCCTCGAGGACGTCGAGCCCCGGCCGTACCCCTTTGACGACCTCGACCGCGCCGCGACAGCGGAGGAGACACGATGA
- a CDS encoding ABC transporter permease: MVTFIARRIGAAVTLLLAVTFIAFMLLYPAAGNIAANILGENATQEQVALKNEQLGLDRPLLVQYGDWLAHAFTGDLGQSYFTSQPVWTTLAARLPITLSLVALVMILTGVLAFTLGTLAAVRRGWIDRTVQLLSTLGDALPHFIIGLFLVTVFALQLGWFPATGYTPLETSPGLWALGLTLPVVALTVGGVAGVVQQVRSATLGVLQNDYIRTLRSRGLSETRIVLTSVLRNASTNGLTSLAVQVVGILGGAVVIEQVFALPGLGSLAVESTSRTDLPVVIGVVLAAVVIVVTVNLLVDIAVAALNPKVRLS; this comes from the coding sequence ATGGTGACCTTCATCGCGCGCCGCATCGGCGCTGCCGTCACCCTGCTGCTGGCGGTGACCTTCATCGCGTTCATGCTGCTCTACCCGGCGGCGGGCAACATCGCCGCGAACATCCTCGGCGAGAACGCCACTCAGGAGCAGGTGGCGCTCAAGAACGAGCAGCTCGGCCTGGATCGCCCGTTGCTCGTCCAGTACGGGGACTGGCTGGCACATGCCTTCACCGGCGATCTCGGGCAGTCGTACTTCACGAGTCAGCCGGTCTGGACGACGCTCGCCGCGCGACTGCCGATCACGCTCTCACTTGTCGCCCTCGTCATGATCCTCACCGGTGTGCTCGCCTTCACGCTCGGCACCCTGGCCGCCGTCCGCCGCGGATGGATCGACCGGACGGTGCAGCTGCTGTCGACACTCGGCGACGCGCTCCCGCACTTCATCATTGGACTCTTCCTCGTCACCGTCTTCGCGCTCCAGCTGGGGTGGTTCCCGGCGACGGGCTACACGCCACTGGAGACGTCACCCGGCCTCTGGGCACTCGGTCTGACACTGCCGGTGGTGGCGCTCACCGTGGGCGGCGTCGCTGGCGTCGTGCAGCAGGTGCGATCGGCCACGCTCGGGGTGCTGCAGAACGACTACATCCGCACGTTGCGCAGTCGTGGGCTGTCAGAGACGCGCATCGTGCTGACCTCGGTGCTGCGCAACGCCTCGACGAACGGGCTCACCTCGCTCGCCGTGCAAGTCGTCGGCATTCTGGGCGGTGCGGTCGTCATCGAGCAGGTGTTCGCGCTGCCGGGGCTGGGCTCGCTCGCCGTCGAGTCGACGAGCCGCACCGATCTCCCAGTGGTGATCGGCGTCGTCCTCGCCGCGGTCGTGATCGTGGTGACCGTTAACCTCCTCGTCGACATCGCCGTCGCGGCCCTCAACCCGAAGGTGCGTCTCTCGTGA
- a CDS encoding ATP-binding cassette domain-containing protein, translated as MTDRLLEIDRLAVDYPGSGRSKPVRALEDISLRIRPGETVGLVGESGSGKTTLGRAILGLIPVAEGNILFDGNDISHLRRRERRALSADIQVVFQDPYTSLNPSMTVEDILSEPLIVAGRSRRDAVARTRELLDRVHLPHDAGRRLPREFSGGQRQRIAIARAMALSPRLIVCDEPVSALDLTTQARVLALFTEIQESTGVSYLFITHDLSVVRAVSHSVLVLYRGKIVESGRTAVVTSAPTHPYTRRLFMSAPVADPERQKERRLQRLALTASEGTAA; from the coding sequence ATGACCGACCGCCTTCTCGAGATCGACCGTCTGGCGGTCGACTATCCGGGCTCGGGCAGGTCGAAGCCCGTCCGTGCACTCGAGGACATCTCCCTCCGCATCCGCCCCGGCGAGACCGTGGGCCTCGTGGGGGAGTCGGGGTCGGGAAAGACCACGCTCGGGCGCGCGATCCTCGGCCTCATCCCGGTCGCCGAGGGCAACATCCTGTTCGACGGCAACGACATCAGTCACCTCCGCCGGCGGGAGCGTCGGGCGCTGAGCGCAGACATCCAGGTCGTCTTCCAAGACCCGTACACGTCCCTCAATCCGTCGATGACGGTTGAGGACATCCTCTCCGAGCCGCTCATCGTGGCGGGTCGATCCCGCCGAGACGCGGTCGCCCGCACGCGTGAGCTGCTCGATCGCGTGCATCTCCCGCACGACGCGGGCCGTCGTCTGCCGCGCGAGTTCTCCGGGGGTCAGCGGCAGCGGATCGCCATCGCCCGGGCCATGGCGCTGAGCCCTCGACTGATCGTGTGCGACGAACCCGTCTCCGCCCTCGATCTGACGACGCAGGCCCGTGTGCTTGCGTTGTTCACCGAGATCCAGGAATCCACCGGCGTCTCCTATCTCTTCATCACGCACGACCTGAGCGTCGTGCGAGCGGTGAGTCATTCGGTGCTCGTGCTGTACCGCGGGAAGATCGTGGAGTCCGGACGGACCGCGGTGGTCACCTCGGCGCCCACCCATCCGTACACCCGGCGGCTCTTCATGTCCGCACCTGTCGCCGATCCCGAGCGACAGAAGGAACGTCGTCTGCAGCGGCTCGCGTTGACCGCATCGGAAGGAACCGCGGCGTGA
- a CDS encoding sulfatase, protein MRAIILMFDSLNRHMLPPYGGAEIETPNFTRLAERSVTFENFSIGSMPCMPARREMHTGRYNFLHRSWGPLEPFDDSMPELLSRRGIHTHLVSDHPHYWEDGGATYHTRYTTWEGFRGQEGDAWKAVVGSRASFAAQPGPVVRAQDRVNRTYMDSEATHVQTRTVDAGIDFLDTNAEADEWLLQLELFDPHEPFFAPQSYRDLHGLPPTEDRFDWPTYGRVVEDEDQVDEARREYASLVSFCDHSLGRVLDAMDRHDLWRDTLLIVNTDHGFLLGERGWWAKSVQPWFNELAHLPFFLWDPRHGMAGQRSDAIAQTIDLAPTLLGFFGLDIPEDMQGTDLGSVIAAERDPRDSALWGIHGGHVNIGDGRFVYMRAPESRENAPLEEFTLMPTHMRQRFSVSELAAWEPAPPFSFTKGLRTMRTNSTSAWMNAWAHGTLLFDLQDDPKQESPLIDDAVERRMVELLIQAMHANDAPASQFERLGLPVDGEILDAHLRCRVDAERAASAAEPLPALSALRHADELSRPLPEIVGNAALRDVLETEAPDLLHTEVLTAPRGASIIDLARRAHIPAAVVRRIDAALDDALDDALDENLNGAPR, encoded by the coding sequence ATGCGCGCGATCATCCTGATGTTCGACAGCCTCAACCGGCACATGCTCCCCCCGTATGGCGGAGCGGAGATCGAGACTCCGAACTTCACGCGACTCGCCGAACGCAGTGTCACGTTCGAGAACTTCTCCATCGGTTCGATGCCGTGCATGCCCGCCCGCCGCGAGATGCACACCGGCCGCTACAACTTCCTGCACCGCAGCTGGGGGCCGCTCGAGCCCTTCGATGACTCGATGCCGGAGCTGCTCTCTCGGCGGGGCATCCACACCCACCTCGTCTCCGATCACCCGCATTACTGGGAGGACGGCGGGGCGACGTACCACACGAGGTACACGACCTGGGAGGGATTCCGAGGGCAGGAGGGCGACGCGTGGAAGGCCGTCGTCGGTTCACGCGCGTCGTTCGCGGCGCAACCCGGCCCCGTCGTGCGGGCGCAGGACCGCGTCAACCGGACGTATATGGACTCGGAAGCCACCCACGTCCAGACGCGAACGGTGGATGCCGGAATCGACTTCCTCGACACCAACGCGGAGGCAGACGAGTGGCTCCTGCAGCTCGAGCTGTTCGATCCCCACGAGCCGTTCTTCGCCCCGCAGTCATACCGCGACCTGCACGGCCTGCCCCCCACCGAGGACCGCTTCGACTGGCCGACCTACGGTCGTGTCGTCGAGGACGAGGATCAGGTCGATGAGGCCCGACGCGAGTACGCATCGCTCGTCTCCTTCTGCGATCACTCGCTCGGACGCGTACTCGATGCGATGGACCGTCACGACCTCTGGCGCGACACCCTCCTGATCGTGAACACCGACCACGGCTTCCTGCTCGGGGAACGGGGCTGGTGGGCCAAGTCCGTGCAGCCGTGGTTCAACGAGCTCGCGCATCTCCCGTTCTTCCTGTGGGATCCGCGCCACGGCATGGCGGGACAACGCAGCGACGCGATCGCGCAGACGATCGACCTGGCGCCGACTCTGCTCGGCTTCTTCGGTCTCGATATCCCCGAGGACATGCAGGGGACGGACCTCGGCTCGGTCATCGCTGCCGAACGAGACCCGCGTGACTCGGCCCTGTGGGGCATCCACGGCGGTCACGTGAACATCGGCGACGGGCGATTCGTCTACATGCGGGCGCCGGAATCGCGCGAGAACGCCCCGCTGGAGGAGTTCACCCTCATGCCGACGCACATGCGACAGCGTTTCAGCGTCTCCGAGCTCGCAGCGTGGGAACCGGCGCCTCCGTTCTCCTTCACGAAGGGCCTGCGGACCATGCGCACGAACTCCACGTCCGCATGGATGAATGCGTGGGCGCACGGCACGCTCCTGTTCGACCTGCAGGACGACCCGAAGCAGGAGAGCCCGCTGATCGATGACGCCGTCGAGCGGCGGATGGTCGAACTCCTCATCCAGGCGATGCACGCGAACGATGCGCCGGCGAGCCAGTTCGAACGGCTGGGGCTGCCGGTCGATGGCGAGATCCTCGATGCGCACCTGCGCTGCCGCGTCGACGCGGAGCGGGCGGCATCCGCGGCCGAGCCGCTTCCCGCGCTGAGCGCGCTGCGCCACGCGGACGAGCTGTCGCGCCCGTTGCCCGAGATCGTTGGCAACGCCGCGCTGCGCGACGTGTTGGAAACCGAAGCACCCGACCTCCTGCATACCGAAGTCCTCACCGCGCCGCGCGGCGCCAGCATCATAGACCTCGCGCGCCGTGCCCACATCCCCGCTGCCGTCGTGCGGCGGATCGATGCCGCGCTCGACGACGCGCTCGACGACGCGCTCGACGAGAACCTGAACGGAGCCCCGCGATGA